A stretch of the Pseudomonas sp. ACM7 genome encodes the following:
- a CDS encoding MdtB/MuxB family multidrug efflux RND transporter permease subunit gives MNISRLFILRPVATTLSMLAIILAGVIAYRLLPVSALPQVDYPTIRVMTLYPGASPDVMTSAVTAPLERQFGQMPGLTQMASTSSGGASVLTLRFSLDINMDVAEQQVQAAINAATNLLPKDLPAPPVYNKVNPADTPVLTLAITSKTMLLPKLNDLVDTRMAQKIAQISGVGMVSIAGGQRQAVRIKVNPEALAANGLNLSDVRTLIGASNVNQPKGNFDGPTRVSMLDANDQLTSPKDYANLILAYANGAPLRLKDVAEIVDGAENERLAAWANENQAVLLNIQRQPGANVIEVVDRIKALLPSITDNLPAGLEVTVLTDRTQTIRASVTDVQHELLIAIALVVMVTFLFLRRASATIIPSVAVPLSLIGTFGVMYLAGFSVNNLTLMALTIATGFVVDDAIVMLENISRFIEEGDSPLNAALKGAKQIGFTLISLTLSLIAVLIPLLFMADVVGRLFREFAITLAVAILISLVVSLTLTPMMCARLLKREPKEEEQGRFYRASGATIDWMIAAYGRKLKWVLKHQPLTLMVAIGTLALTVFLYMVVPKGFFPVQDTGVIQGISEAPQSISFAAMSERQQELAKVILADPAVESLSSYIGVDGDNSTLNSGRLLINLKSHSNRDLSATEVIARLQPELDKLIGIRLFMQPVQDLTIEDRVSRTQYQFSMSSPDSELLSLWSGRLVEALAQRPELTDVASDLQDKGLQAYLVIDRDAASRVGVSVSNITDALYDAFGQRQISTIYTQASQYRVVLQSQAGEKIGPDALNQIHVKTTDGGQVRLSSLAHIEERQAQLAITHIGQFPAVMMSFNLAPGVALGHAVEIIDQVQKDIGMPIGVQTQFQGAAEAFQASLSSTLLLILAAVVTMYIVLGVLYESYIHPITILSTLPSAAVGALLALLLSGNDLGMIAIIGIILLIGIVKKNAIMMIDFALDAERNQGMDPETAIYQAALLRFRPILMTTLAALFGAVPLMLATGSGAELRQPLGLVMVGGLLVSQVLTLFTTPVIYLYFDRLGRRWGRKPEAVEAAEQP, from the coding sequence ATGAACATCTCGCGGCTGTTCATCCTTCGCCCGGTCGCCACGACCCTGAGCATGCTGGCCATTATCCTGGCCGGCGTGATCGCCTATCGGCTGTTGCCGGTGTCGGCATTGCCTCAGGTCGATTACCCGACCATCCGCGTCATGACGCTGTACCCCGGTGCCAGCCCGGATGTCATGACCAGCGCCGTGACTGCGCCGCTGGAGCGTCAATTCGGGCAGATGCCCGGCCTGACCCAGATGGCTTCGACCAGTTCCGGCGGTGCTTCAGTGCTGACCCTGCGTTTCAGCCTCGACATCAACATGGATGTCGCCGAGCAGCAGGTGCAGGCGGCGATCAACGCCGCGACCAATTTGCTGCCCAAGGACCTGCCGGCGCCGCCGGTGTACAACAAGGTCAACCCGGCGGACACCCCGGTGCTGACGCTGGCCATCACCTCCAAGACCATGCTGCTGCCCAAGCTCAATGATTTGGTCGACACGCGCATGGCGCAGAAAATTGCCCAGATCAGCGGCGTCGGCATGGTCAGCATTGCCGGCGGCCAGCGTCAGGCTGTGCGGATCAAGGTCAACCCCGAGGCGCTGGCGGCCAATGGCTTGAACCTGTCGGACGTACGCACCTTGATCGGCGCGTCCAACGTCAACCAGCCCAAGGGCAACTTCGACGGCCCGACCCGGGTGTCGATGCTCGATGCAAACGATCAACTGACCTCGCCCAAGGACTACGCCAACCTGATCCTCGCCTACGCCAACGGCGCGCCGTTGCGGCTCAAGGACGTGGCGGAGATCGTCGATGGTGCGGAAAACGAACGTCTGGCGGCGTGGGCCAATGAAAACCAGGCGGTGTTGTTGAACATCCAGCGTCAGCCTGGCGCCAACGTCATCGAAGTGGTTGACCGGATCAAAGCCCTGCTGCCGAGCATCACCGACAACCTGCCGGCCGGTCTCGAAGTCACCGTGCTGACCGACCGTACCCAGACCATCCGCGCCTCGGTCACCGACGTGCAGCACGAATTGTTGATCGCCATTGCGCTGGTCGTGATGGTGACCTTCCTGTTTCTGCGTCGGGCCAGCGCTACGATCATTCCGTCAGTGGCCGTGCCACTGTCGCTGATCGGCACCTTCGGCGTGATGTACCTCGCGGGTTTCTCGGTCAATAACCTGACCCTGATGGCACTGACCATCGCCACCGGTTTCGTGGTGGACGATGCGATTGTCATGCTGGAGAACATTTCCCGATTTATCGAAGAGGGCGACAGCCCCCTGAATGCGGCGCTCAAGGGCGCCAAACAGATCGGCTTCACCCTGATCTCCCTGACCCTGTCGCTGATTGCAGTACTGATTCCGTTACTGTTCATGGCCGACGTGGTAGGGCGGTTGTTCCGCGAATTTGCCATCACCCTGGCGGTGGCGATCCTGATCTCCCTGGTGGTGTCCCTGACCCTGACGCCAATGATGTGTGCGCGGCTGCTCAAGCGTGAACCGAAGGAAGAGGAACAGGGCCGTTTCTACCGGGCCAGTGGCGCCACAATTGATTGGATGATCGCGGCTTACGGGCGCAAGTTAAAGTGGGTTCTCAAGCATCAACCGCTGACCCTGATGGTGGCCATCGGCACACTGGCGTTGACTGTGTTTCTTTACATGGTGGTGCCCAAGGGCTTCTTCCCGGTGCAGGACACCGGGGTGATCCAGGGTATTTCCGAGGCGCCGCAGTCGATTTCCTTTGCGGCAATGAGCGAACGTCAGCAGGAACTGGCCAAAGTGATTCTGGCGGATCCGGCGGTGGAGAGCTTGTCGTCCTACATCGGCGTCGACGGTGACAACTCGACGCTCAATAGCGGTCGTCTACTGATCAACCTAAAATCCCACAGCAATCGCGACCTGAGCGCCACCGAGGTGATTGCACGTCTGCAACCGGAACTGGACAAACTCATCGGCATACGCCTGTTCATGCAGCCGGTGCAGGACCTGACCATCGAAGACCGCGTCAGCCGGACTCAATACCAGTTCAGCATGTCGTCGCCGGATTCCGAGCTGCTCAGTCTGTGGAGTGGTCGTCTGGTGGAAGCCCTGGCCCAACGGCCTGAGCTGACCGACGTCGCCAGCGATTTGCAGGACAAGGGCTTGCAGGCCTATCTGGTGATTGACCGCGATGCGGCGTCGCGGGTCGGTGTGTCGGTGTCGAACATCACCGATGCGCTGTACGACGCCTTTGGTCAGCGGCAGATTTCCACCATCTACACCCAGGCCAGCCAATACCGCGTGGTGCTGCAATCGCAGGCCGGCGAGAAGATCGGCCCGGATGCGCTGAATCAGATTCACGTGAAAACCACCGACGGCGGACAAGTACGCCTGTCCAGTCTGGCGCACATCGAGGAGCGTCAGGCGCAGCTGGCGATCACTCATATCGGTCAGTTCCCGGCAGTGATGATGTCCTTCAACCTCGCGCCCGGCGTGGCGCTGGGGCATGCGGTGGAGATCATCGACCAGGTGCAGAAAGACATCGGCATGCCGATTGGCGTGCAGACCCAGTTCCAGGGCGCGGCCGAGGCATTCCAGGCGTCGCTGTCGAGCACCTTGCTCCTGATTCTGGCGGCAGTGGTGACCATGTACATCGTGCTCGGCGTGCTCTACGAGAGCTACATCCACCCGATCACCATTCTCTCGACCTTGCCCTCGGCGGCGGTTGGAGCCCTGCTGGCGTTGCTGTTGAGCGGGAATGATCTGGGAATGATCGCGATCATCGGCATCATTTTGTTGATCGGTATCGTGAAAAAGAACGCGATCATGATGATCGACTTCGCCCTCGACGCTGAACGCAATCAGGGCATGGACCCGGAAACGGCGATCTATCAGGCGGCGCTGCTGCGTTTCCGGCCGATTCTGATGACCACACTGGCCGCGTTGTTCGGCGCGGTACCACTGATGCTGGCGACCGGCTCCGGCGCGGAACTGCGTCAACCGTTGGGTCTGGTAATGGTGGGCGGCTTGTTGGTGAGTCAGGTGCTGACGTTGTTTACCACTCCAGTCATCTATCTGTATTTCGACCGCCTCGGTCGGCGCTGGGGGCGCAAGCCTGAAGCCGTGGAAGCGGCAGAACAGCCATGA
- a CDS encoding DUF934 domain-containing protein: protein MNNVLRLEEGVARIVADDPWTLVRDVNDEWPAGAVILPLARWLEGPPQKGVWLGPDDEVDSLKPWFSHLPLIALDFPSFRDGRGYSQAYLLRTRLGWTGELRAVGDVLRDQLSHMRQCGFDSFAVREDKSVEDALKGLAGMSVLYGRSVIEPRPLFRRRQ, encoded by the coding sequence GATTGTCGCTGATGATCCATGGACCCTGGTCAGGGATGTCAACGATGAATGGCCGGCGGGTGCAGTGATTCTGCCGTTGGCCCGCTGGCTTGAAGGTCCACCGCAAAAGGGTGTGTGGTTGGGGCCGGACGATGAAGTGGACAGCCTCAAGCCGTGGTTTTCACACCTGCCGCTGATTGCCCTCGACTTTCCGAGTTTCCGTGATGGTCGCGGTTACAGCCAGGCGTACTTGCTGCGCACTCGATTGGGCTGGACGGGCGAGTTGCGCGCGGTCGGCGACGTACTGCGCGATCAACTTAGCCACATGCGTCAATGCGGGTTCGACAGCTTTGCGGTGCGTGAGGACAAGTCGGTTGAAGATGCGCTCAAGGGGCTGGCCGGGATGAGTGTGCTGTATGGGCGTTCGGTAATTGAGCCGCGGCCGTTGTTTCGACGGCGTCAGTAG
- a CDS encoding YciI family protein, whose amino-acid sequence MRFMIIVKASQDSEAGVMPSEELLTAMGNYNEELVKAGILIECDGLQPSSKGARVRFSGEKRTVIDGPFAETKELIAGYWIWQVKSKQEAIEWVKRCPNPMPGTDAEIEIRQVFEAEDFGAEFTPELREQEERLREQAKKR is encoded by the coding sequence ATGCGATTCATGATCATTGTGAAAGCCAGCCAGGATTCCGAGGCCGGTGTGATGCCCAGCGAGGAACTGTTGACCGCGATGGGCAACTACAACGAGGAGCTGGTCAAAGCCGGCATCCTCATCGAGTGCGATGGCCTGCAACCCAGCAGCAAGGGCGCCCGGGTGCGATTCTCGGGTGAAAAGCGCACGGTGATCGACGGCCCGTTCGCCGAAACCAAGGAACTGATCGCCGGCTACTGGATTTGGCAGGTGAAGTCGAAACAAGAGGCAATCGAGTGGGTCAAGCGCTGCCCCAACCCGATGCCAGGCACCGACGCCGAGATCGAGATTCGCCAGGTGTTCGAGGCCGAAGATTTCGGGGCTGAGTTCACACCGGAGTTGCGAGAGCAGGAGGAGCGACTTCGCGAGCAGGCGAAAAAACGCTGA
- a CDS encoding tetratricopeptide repeat protein has protein sequence MPKHKNKAVQTNPDSPPTLINRYLFPVTLGVLLLAVAGIGWFLFSSKPAPVTYAPVSTPVAQPVKPQPVAVAPATMVDEQQCQGCHSEQVKDWQGSHHQLAMQEANAETMLGDFNNVSFKAENETTRFSRKGDEFWVNTPGIDGKNADFKVAYTFGIAPLQQYLIEVGEGRLQALGVAWDTEKHRWFHLYPGQGVNFKDPLHWSKPSQNANFMCVECHTTGYKRNFNAAKNTFDSHWNSLGVGCQACHGPASNHLEWTAKKGDLVHAGFALDLKDKNATVEIETCARCHSRRAPLGDGFTTGKRLMDDYLPSTLTRELYALDGKIKDEVFEHGSFAQSKMFDKGVRCSNCHNPHSTELKAPGNGVCLQCHNTAGKTSVNGVDGKGLQAKNYDSIEHTRHTMGQPGSQCMDCHMPGKFYMGNDFRHDHSFSIPNPERAKKLGTPDACLTCHQGKAGDKVTEQFKLWNTTTAQAPRYDESLWLIRNGQPGAAQALYEQLQRSNLPAIQRATLLAELPLYPSEQALKLATKDLSHPAPQVRESAVRAISAFLPPPERASLLTPLLHDPVKAVRIVAARDLLSVARNGLGNAQDNWNAAIAEYEEVQKSLAERAEANLNLAMLYQASGRSGEVAALLRTALKQDPDFYPALVTLVQWLEANGRSQEAQTLLEQSLKAHPDAALLQHTQGLSLVRAGKSAQAMPALRKAAQLEPQNAQYGYVLAVALHDSGKVDEACQELERLLKVQPANRNARLSLIQYYLDNGQEPKAQVLLQGWKKMNMGDPALK, from the coding sequence ATGCCGAAACATAAAAATAAAGCGGTACAGACAAACCCTGATTCGCCACCGACCTTGATTAACCGTTACCTGTTTCCCGTCACCCTCGGCGTCTTGCTATTGGCCGTCGCGGGCATCGGCTGGTTTCTGTTCAGCAGCAAACCGGCCCCCGTGACTTATGCGCCTGTCAGTACGCCGGTCGCTCAGCCGGTCAAACCGCAACCGGTTGCCGTGGCGCCGGCAACGATGGTCGATGAGCAACAATGCCAGGGCTGCCACAGCGAGCAGGTCAAGGACTGGCAAGGCTCCCATCACCAATTGGCGATGCAGGAAGCCAATGCCGAGACGATGCTGGGCGACTTCAATAACGTCTCCTTCAAAGCGGAAAATGAAACCACCCGTTTCTCGCGCAAGGGCGACGAATTCTGGGTCAACACCCCCGGCATTGACGGCAAGAATGCCGACTTCAAGGTCGCCTACACCTTCGGCATCGCGCCGTTGCAGCAATACCTGATCGAGGTCGGCGAAGGTCGGTTGCAGGCCCTCGGCGTGGCCTGGGATACCGAGAAGCACCGCTGGTTTCACCTCTATCCGGGCCAGGGTGTGAACTTCAAAGACCCGTTGCACTGGAGCAAGCCGAGCCAGAACGCCAACTTCATGTGCGTCGAGTGCCACACCACCGGTTACAAACGCAATTTCAATGCCGCAAAAAACACCTTCGACAGTCACTGGAACAGCCTCGGTGTCGGCTGTCAGGCTTGCCACGGTCCGGCCTCCAATCACCTGGAATGGACGGCAAAAAAAGGTGACCTGGTCCATGCCGGTTTTGCCCTCGACCTGAAGGACAAGAACGCCACTGTCGAAATCGAAACCTGTGCCCGCTGCCACTCGCGCCGCGCGCCTTTGGGCGACGGCTTCACCACTGGCAAGCGCCTGATGGATGACTACCTGCCGAGTACCCTGACCCGCGAGTTGTATGCGCTGGACGGCAAGATCAAGGACGAAGTGTTCGAACACGGCTCCTTCGCCCAGAGCAAAATGTTCGACAAGGGCGTGCGCTGCAGCAACTGCCACAACCCGCACAGCACCGAGCTGAAGGCACCGGGCAACGGTGTCTGCCTGCAATGCCACAACACCGCCGGCAAGACTTCGGTGAACGGCGTCGACGGCAAAGGGCTGCAAGCGAAGAACTACGATTCCATCGAACACACCCGCCACACCATGGGCCAGCCGGGTTCGCAGTGCATGGATTGCCACATGCCCGGCAAGTTCTACATGGGTAATGACTTCAGGCATGACCACAGTTTCAGCATCCCCAACCCTGAGCGGGCGAAAAAACTCGGCACGCCGGATGCTTGCCTGACCTGTCACCAGGGCAAGGCTGGCGACAAGGTCACCGAGCAATTCAAGCTCTGGAACACCACCACCGCGCAGGCGCCGCGTTACGACGAAAGCCTGTGGCTGATTCGCAACGGTCAGCCCGGCGCGGCACAAGCCTTGTACGAACAGCTTCAACGCAGCAACTTGCCAGCGATTCAGCGCGCGACCCTGCTCGCCGAGTTGCCGCTGTACCCAAGCGAACAGGCGTTGAAACTGGCTACCAAGGACTTGAGCCACCCGGCACCGCAAGTGCGTGAAAGCGCCGTCCGGGCGATCAGCGCGTTCCTGCCACCACCGGAGCGCGCGTCGCTGCTGACGCCGTTGCTGCATGATCCGGTGAAGGCTGTGCGGATTGTCGCGGCTCGTGACCTGCTGAGCGTGGCCCGTAATGGTTTAGGCAACGCCCAGGACAACTGGAATGCAGCCATCGCCGAGTACGAGGAGGTCCAGAAGAGCCTGGCCGAACGCGCTGAAGCCAACCTCAACCTCGCCATGCTCTATCAGGCCAGCGGTCGTAGCGGCGAAGTCGCAGCGCTGCTTCGCACCGCCCTCAAACAAGATCCTGATTTCTACCCGGCACTGGTGACGCTGGTGCAATGGCTGGAGGCGAACGGACGCAGTCAGGAAGCTCAGACGCTGCTGGAGCAGAGCCTGAAAGCACATCCGGATGCCGCCCTGCTGCAACACACTCAAGGCCTGTCCCTGGTGCGCGCTGGCAAATCCGCCCAGGCCATGCCGGCCCTGCGCAAGGCTGCGCAACTGGAACCTCAGAACGCTCAGTACGGTTACGTGTTGGCGGTGGCGTTGCACGACAGCGGCAAGGTCGATGAGGCCTGCCAAGAGCTGGAGCGGCTGCTGAAAGTGCAACCGGCCAATCGCAATGCCCGGTTGTCGTTGATCCAGTACTACCTGGATAACGGGCAGGAACCGAAGGCGCAGGTGCTGCTGCAAGGCTGGAAGAAAATGAACATGGGGGATCCGGCGTTGAAGTGA
- the tpx gene encoding thiol peroxidase, whose product MAQVTLKGSPVQVNGQLPQAGSKAPAFSLVAGNLSDVTLASFAGKRKVLNIFPSVDTPTCATSVRKFNAQASDVANTVVLCISADLPFAQARFCGAEGLENVQNLSTLRGAEFIENYGVAIADGPLKGLTARAVVVLDENDNVLHSELVKEIAEEPNYEAALAVLK is encoded by the coding sequence ATGGCTCAAGTCACTCTTAAAGGCTCCCCGGTTCAAGTCAACGGCCAACTGCCACAAGCCGGTTCCAAGGCGCCAGCCTTTTCCCTGGTTGCCGGCAATCTGTCCGACGTGACCCTGGCGAGCTTCGCCGGCAAGCGCAAAGTGCTGAACATCTTCCCAAGCGTCGATACCCCGACCTGCGCGACTTCGGTTCGCAAGTTCAACGCCCAGGCCAGTGATGTCGCCAACACTGTCGTGCTGTGCATTTCCGCTGACCTGCCGTTCGCTCAAGCGCGCTTCTGCGGCGCCGAAGGCCTGGAAAACGTACAAAACCTGTCGACCCTGCGCGGTGCCGAGTTCATCGAGAACTACGGCGTTGCCATCGCTGACGGCCCGCTCAAAGGCCTGACGGCCCGTGCCGTCGTGGTTTTGGACGAAAACGACAACGTTCTGCACAGCGAACTGGTCAAGGAAATCGCTGAAGAACCGAACTACGAAGCGGCACTTGCCGTTCTTAAATAA
- a CDS encoding MdtA/MuxA family multidrug efflux RND transporter periplasmic adaptor subunit translates to MVDHSMQSSVSRSPRRWLFGLLVLLVIAGLCWKFWPAGTAQKEGAGQKAVAGHTGRSGGMRPGFGGATGPVPVRVAPAVKGDFPLYYKALGTVTALNTINVRSRVGGELMKISFEEGQMVKAGDLLAEIDPRPYQNALLQAEGTLLQNQAQLKNAQVDVERYRGLYREDSIAKQTLDTAEALVGQYQGTVKTNQAAVNDAKLNLEFTKIRAPIAGRVGLRQLDVGNLVAANDTTALVIITQTQPISVAFTLPENSLETVLARYRTGAKLPAEAWDRGDTKLQATGVLQSLDNQIDVTTGTLKFKARYENRDQALFPNQFVNVHLLADTLKDVVLAPSAAIQFGTNGTFVYALDGDKKVAIRQLKVGASDGENTVITEGLAPGDRVVLEGTDRLKEGSEVEVVNDTKDVPTTPTEHLQGKSAATVPDATTTDKAKKGGA, encoded by the coding sequence ATGGTTGATCATTCCATGCAATCCTCCGTTTCCCGTAGTCCCCGTCGCTGGCTGTTCGGCCTGCTTGTCCTGTTGGTCATCGCTGGCCTGTGCTGGAAATTCTGGCCCGCCGGCACTGCCCAAAAAGAGGGCGCAGGGCAAAAAGCCGTTGCCGGCCATACCGGCAGGTCGGGGGGGATGCGTCCGGGTTTCGGCGGGGCGACGGGGCCTGTTCCAGTGCGTGTCGCGCCAGCAGTCAAGGGCGACTTCCCGCTGTACTACAAGGCGCTGGGCACCGTGACGGCGCTGAACACCATTAATGTGCGCAGCCGCGTCGGCGGTGAGCTGATGAAGATCTCCTTCGAGGAAGGGCAGATGGTCAAGGCTGGCGATCTGCTGGCTGAAATCGACCCGCGTCCTTACCAGAACGCCTTGCTTCAGGCTGAAGGCACGTTGCTGCAGAACCAGGCACAACTGAAAAACGCCCAGGTCGATGTGGAACGCTATCGCGGCCTGTATCGCGAAGACAGTATTGCCAAGCAGACCCTGGACACCGCCGAAGCGCTGGTGGGCCAGTATCAGGGCACGGTCAAAACCAATCAGGCGGCGGTCAACGACGCCAAGCTCAATCTGGAATTCACCAAGATCCGCGCCCCGATTGCCGGGCGTGTGGGCTTGCGTCAGCTGGATGTCGGCAACCTGGTGGCGGCCAACGACACCACCGCGCTGGTGATCATCACCCAGACCCAACCGATCAGCGTTGCGTTCACCTTGCCGGAAAACAGCCTGGAGACCGTGCTGGCCCGTTATCGCACCGGCGCCAAACTGCCCGCCGAAGCCTGGGACCGTGGCGACACCAAGTTGCAGGCCACCGGCGTCTTGCAGAGCCTGGACAACCAGATCGACGTCACCACCGGCACCCTGAAATTCAAGGCTCGTTATGAGAACCGCGATCAGGCGCTGTTCCCGAACCAGTTCGTCAACGTCCACCTGCTGGCCGACACCCTCAAAGACGTGGTGCTCGCACCTTCGGCAGCGATTCAGTTCGGCACCAACGGCACGTTTGTCTACGCCTTGGACGGCGACAAGAAAGTCGCGATTCGTCAGTTGAAAGTTGGCGCCAGTGACGGTGAAAACACCGTGATTACCGAAGGCCTGGCCCCCGGGGATCGCGTGGTCCTTGAAGGCACTGACCGCTTGAAGGAAGGCAGCGAAGTGGAAGTGGTCAACGACACCAAGGATGTACCGACCACCCCGACCGAGCACCTGCAAGGCAAATCGGCCGCCACGGTGCCTGACGCGACGACCACCGACAAGGCGAAAAAGGGCGGCGCATGA